CCGCCCTCTGGACCAGCGGCGTCGCCTGGGCCTACACGAAGGCCACCGAGGGGACGAGCTACAAGAACCCCTACTTCGCCCAGCAGTACAACGGCTCGTACAACGTCGGCATGATCCGCGGCGCGTACCACTTCGCCCTCCCCGGCAACTCCAGCGGCGCGACCCAGGCCGCCTACTTCGCGAGCAACGGCGGCGGCTGGTCCCGCGACGGCCGCACGCTCCCGGGCGCGCTCGACATCGAGTGGAACCCGTACGGAGCCCAGTGCTACGGCAAGACGCAGTCGCAGATGGTCGCCTGGATACGCGACTTCCTCGCCACCTACAAGGCCCGCACCGGCCGCGACGCCGTCATCTACACCGCGACGAGCTGGTGGAAGACCTGCACGGGCAACTACGGGGGCTTCGGCTCGACCAACCCCCTCTGGGTGGCCCGCTACAACACCACCGTCGGTGAACTCCCGGCGGGCTGGGGCACGTACACGATGTGGCAGTACACCTCGACGGGCCCGATCGTGGGCGACCACAACCGCTTCAACGGCGCCATCGACCGCGTCCGCGCCCTCGCGAACGGGTGACCCGGCACGGAACGCGAAGGACCCCCGGCGCACGGGCGCCGGGGGTCCGGTTCGCAGAGCTATCCGCTACGGATCAGCAACGACCCGCCGCGCGGTCCCGGACCACCAGGTCCGTGTTGCTGGTCGTGCCGTCGATCCACACCACGCGCTTGCCGGTGTCGGCCGACGCGCCGACCTGGTCGCCCCGGTTGCAGGAGACCCGCTCGCCCTCACGGATGCCCGCCGCGTCGAACTGCCACAGCTTCGGCAGCGTCTCGTTGCGGTACTGCGTGTCGGGCAGCGAGGCGTTGACCGTCACGGCCTCCTCGGAGGCGGTCAGGTCGAAGGCGTAGAGCGCCTTGGCGCCGGTCTCCGGGCTCAGGTCGAGGAGCTTGGTGCCGTCGAGGTTGGCACGGCGTACGGCCATCTGACCGCCGTCCGTGGCGACCTCGTCCACCAGCCAGGACACGTGGGTCTTGGACAGGCCGGTCTGACCGAGACCCTCGACGGCGGCGTTCTGCGGAAGGACGCTCGTCTTCTTGGTCGCGGTGTCGAGGAGCTCGACGTCCAGCTTGTACTGACCGCCCACCGGCCACAGCTTGGCGTACGCGACCTTGCCGTTCTTGACGGAGGGAAGCGCCGAGCTGAGGTGGTAGCGGCCGCCGTCGACGTACGCCTGCTCGTTCGTCTTCAGGTTCTTGTACGCGGCGTGACGCCCGCCGAAGGGGTCGTTCTCCTCCCAGACGACCAGGTCACCGTCGATGCGCAGGCCCTGGAGACCGGTGGAGGAGGACCAGACCTTCTTGATCGGTCCGCCCGCGACGGGCCGGACCAGGACGTCGATGCTGGTCGTGCCGAAGGCCGCCCAGACGACGTTCTTGCCGTCGGTCGCCGGGTAGACGTGGAAGCGTCCGTCGTTCGGGCTGACCAGCTTGGGCGAGCCCTTGCCGTCGGTGCGGCCCGTGTAGACCGAGTACGGCTCGGAGCCGTCGTCGTTCGACTTGGACACGGCGTACTGGCCGCCGCCCGCGCCCGCCCCGGTGCCCGAGGTGTTGAGCTTGCCGAGCAGCGTGTCGGAGTCCATGCCCAGCGCGTCTTCCCAGCCCGCGACGATGCCGTGGGCGTTGAAGGAGCGCGTGATGACCTTCAGGTCCTTCGCGGAGACCTTGAGGTCCTTGGCGGCGGCGACGACCGCGTTGCGGCCCTCGGTGAAGCCGTCCAGCGGGGTCAGGTACTCGGCGAGCGCCTTGTAGACGATGCGGTCGGCGAGGTCCTTGTCGATGTCCTGGCGGATGTCCCACAGGGCGCCCGAGAAGATCGTCGAGTTGAGGTGCACCCCGCCGTTGTCGACGTCGTAGGAGACGCCGAGGAAGTCCTTGGAGGTGGTGCGGCCGTCGTTCAGGTCGCGCAGCGCGCACTCCTTGCCGGGCAGCGTGCGGCAGAGGTCCTCGCCCAGGAGGCCCGAGTTCGGGTCGTCCATGGAGGTGCCGGAGGAGTTGGTGTCGATGGCGTTGCCGAAGTAGTCGGCGACGGCCTCGTTGAGCGCGCCGGACTGGCCGACGTACACCAGGTTGGCGGTGTTCTCGACGACGCCGTGCGTCATCTCGTGGCCGACCACGTCGACGTCGGAGGCCAGCGGCTTGTACTCGTCGTCGCCGGAGCCGTACACCATCTTGGAGCCGTCCCAGAAGGCGTTGACCCACGACTGCCCGCCGTTGGTCACGCCCACCAGGGAGTTGATGGTCATGCCCCGGCCGTCGAGGCTGTCGCGGTTGTGCTTCGACTTGTAGTAGTCGTAGACCTCGGTGGCGGCCCACTGGGCGTCGATGGCGCCCGCGTCGGTGGCGTCCTTGCCGAACTCCTGGACGGGCGAGCCGAACTCCTTGATCCCCGAAGGCCACTTGCCGGCCGCGTCGTCCGCCTCGACGCCACGGGCGTCCCAGGTGGTGATCGGGTTCTTGGAGCTGCCCTGCATACGGACGTAGTCGCTGAGCGTGTACTCCTTGCGCGACGTGTCGTAGTAGAGGTTCAGGTCGACCTTGGTGCCGTCGGTCTTGACGCCGGTGCCGGTGGCGTCGCCGGGGCCGAGCGCCTTCGCGGCGGACGCGGCGGGCGTGACGGCACCCTTCGGGGCCGCGCCCTTGGCCTGCTTCGGGGCGCCGAAGGTCTTGATCGAGCTGTACTGGAGGACCGGGAATCCGGCCTTCGCGTCGATGTAGACCTGGCGGAGCACGGCCTCGCCGGTCACCGGGTCGTTGCCCTTGACGGTGACCTGGCGGGTCAGGACGCCCTTGCCCTGCGGGAGGACGACGAGCTTGCCCGCGGTGCCGGTGAGGGCGGTGGCGGCCGCGGACTTCTGGCCCTCGGCCTTGCGGACGTCCTTCAGGGTGAGGTTCTTGCCGCCCAGCTCGCGGGCGACGGCGGCGACGGCGCGCTGCACGGCGGTCTTCTCGGAGACCGTGGCGGTGGTGCCGGTCGACAGCGCGGTGAAGTACTTGCCGGAGGTGCCGACGACGTTGCGCTTGCCGCCCTTGTTCTCCATGCGTACGACGTACTCGCCGCCGAGGACTTCCAGGCCCTTGTACCGCTGCTGGAGGCGGACGGTCTCGGTGCCGCCCTTGTTCTGCGCGGAGACGGCCTTCAGGTTGCCCTGGGGATTGCCGATCCGGTAGCGGCCCTGCTTTTCGGCCAAGTGTCCGACGGCGGCGTCGGCGGCGCTGCCGGTCGCCTTCGCGGGCTCGTTGATTCCGTCGACGAGGGCCGGGGTCGCGGTGTCCGTCCCCGGGATCACCTCGGCGGTCGGTCCTGCCGGGGCCGCGGGGGCGGCCTGCGCGGCGGGAACGACGCCTGCGAGGAGGGCCGCCGCGGCGAACGTCGCGGCAACCCCCTTGGATATACCGGCACTTGTGATGCCAGGTCTGACGGCACGCACTCGGGTCTTGTGCACGCTTTCCCTCCCACGGTACGGACGAGCTCTGGGCATGGCACTGTCGGGCATGGAACTGCTTGGCCCCGCCATGCAAGTCGCTGTGTGTTCGCGTCGGCAATGTTTCCCGTGTGTTCAGATGTGGACACGCACACTTGTGTGCATGGTGTGTCCACGAAAGAATCCGGCCCATGATCGAGGGGGAAGAACTGCACAGCCTCGGCCTGGGAGAGGTCGAGGGACGCGTCTACGAGGCCCTCCTGAAGGAACGGGCCTCCCGCACAACGGAGTTGTCGGCCCTGCTGCGACTCCCCGGCTCACGGATCGACGAGGCCCTGACCAGCCTCGAAGTCTCCGGCTTCACCGTCCGGACCTCGGACGGAACACCGCATCCGGCCGCGCCGGCCGCCGCGATCCGCACACTGATCCACCGCCGTCAAGCAGAACTCCACATTCGGTCAGCCGAGTTGGAGCAGTTGATGATGTCCGCGGACCGGATCGCGGGCCGTCTCACCTCGCATTCACCGACCGCGTCCGAGGGAGGCATCGAGATCGTCACCGGCCGGCGCCAGATCGGCGAGCGCGCCGAGTCGCTCCTCGCCTCCGCCGAACAGGAGGTGGTGATCCTGGACCGCCCCCCGTACGCGACGTCCGACGACGGCCGTCCGGACCGGCCGCCCGCCCTGGACATCGAGGCGCTGCTGGACCGGGGCATCACGGTCCGCGCGGTGATCGACCGGGAGGGCCTGGGCTTCCCCGGCCGGATGCGCTCCCTGACGGCGCTGGCGGCGCGCGGCCTGCGCGCCCGCGTCACGTCGGGCGTGCCGACCAAGCTGATCGGCATCGACCGCCGGATCACGCTGCTGCCGCCCACGGAGTCCGCCGATCCGCGCGCCTCGGCGCTCGTGGTGGGCGACTCCCTGCTCCGCAACGCGCTCGTGCCGCTCTTCGAGACGGTCTGGGACCGGTCCATCCCGTTGAGCAGCAGCGGTACGGGCCCCCCGTCCGACCCCGTGTCCGGCCAACAGCGGGAGCTGCTCGGCCTGTTGGCGGCGGGGCTCAAGGACGAGGCGATAGCGCGCCGCCTCGGGGTCCACGTCCATACGGCGCGGCGGCGCATCACGCGGCTGTTGGCGGCCCTGAACGCGGAGACCCGGTTCCAGGCGGGGGCCCAGGCCGCCACCCGGGGGTGGCTGGCCTGAGCCTCCGCGCCGTACCGAAGTCCGGAAGTGCCGGAACTCGTCAGGCATCGCGGGCCCCCTGTCGTTGCCGCTGAGCGCCGGACTTCTTGTCTTCCCGTGCACACGGCTCCGCGCGGGGCCCCGTGGCGGACGCTGGTGCCTCTGCTGGCCACGGAGGCCGCAGAGGCCACAAAGTCCGCAGTGGCCGCAGAGGCCGCAGGAGCCATCGGGGGGACCATGCTCTACCAGGAGTTCGGCACGTCCAGCCTTCCGCCGGAGTACCGCTTCGTCTGCGTCTGCGCGGAGGTGGGGCGGGGGGCCGGGCCGGGCAGCGGGCCCGGCGGCTGCACGGAGGTCTTCGCCGGCCGGGCGCGCCTCATGACCCTGGGCCCGGTCCGGCTGACCGCCATGGCCCTTCCCGCGCCGGGGGCGGGCGGCTGCGCCAAGCTCCTGCGCAGCAGGAATCCGGCCGCCTTCGAACTGAACCTGGTGCTGGACGGCACCACGAAGACACCGCGCGACGAAGTCGTCGGCGAACCGCGCGCGTTCACCCTTCACCTGCCCCAGGACCTGGTCCCGCTGCCGCGTGAGCGCATCCGCGAGCTCTTCGCCCGTGGGCTGCCACCGGCCGACTCCGGCATGAGCAGGGTCCTGGCGCATTACGTGCAGACCGTGGCGGAGGAGGCCCCGAGCCTGGACGCGCGTACGGCCGCCCGGCTCGGTGCCACCGCGCTCGACCTGGCGGGGGGATTCTTCGCCGAGCAGCTGTCGGTGCGGGAGCGGTTGCCGCCCGGCGCACGTCAGCAGGTCCTCCTGGCCGCCGTCACCGCGTTCATCGAGGACAACCTCGCCGCCCCGCACCTCGCCCCGGAGACCGTCGCGGCCCGCCACCGCGTCTCGGTGCGGCAGCTGCACCAGCTCTTCCGTCACCAGCCGGAGACCGTCGCGGCGCGGATCAGACGCCGGAGGCTGGAGCGATGCCAACAGGACCTCGCCGCACCGCACTTGAGCGCCCTGCCGGTGTACGCCGTCGGGGCGCGCTGGGGCCTGACGAACGCCACCGGGTTCAGCCGGGCGTTCCGCGCCGCGTACGGCATGACTCCCGGGGAGTACCGGAGGCTCGCACTCCGTATCCATGGCCCCGGCACGGCCCCGGAGGGGCCTTGACGGCTCTCGCCCGGTGTGCTTAGTCTCCCGGCACGGCATCGCGCGTCGGCCACCGGCTGGGTGGGGCGTGGAGGTAGCCCGTGAGACTGCCCGACGGAGGCATTCCACCGTGTCTGTTCAGCTGAATCACACGATCGTCTTCTCCCGTGACAACCGGGAATCCGCAGAGTTCTTCGCCCACATCATGGGGCTCGAAGTAGGCGGCGCATTCGGACCGTTCGTCCAGGTCACCCTCGCCAACGGTGTCGACCTCGACTTCGCGACACTGCCGCCCTCGCAGGACGTATTCTCCCAGCACTACGCGTTCCTCGTCTCCGAGGACGAGTTCGACGCCATCTTCGGCCGCATCAAGGCCAAGGGGCTGGAGTACTGGGCGGACCCCATGCGGAAGCAGCCCGGCGAGATCAACACCAACGACGGCGGCCGGGGCGTGTACTTCCCGGACCCGGCCGGTCACTATCTGGAGATCATCACGGTCCCGTACGGCGGCTTCAAGCCGGACAGCCGCACCCAGGGATCGCCACCGCAGGAGTCGTAGGCGGTCGTAGGCGTACGAACCCGAGGGGCCCGCGCGACGAAGCGCGGGCCCCTCGGGCGTTCGCCCCCCAGGTGACCCAGCCGTGCGACCCAGCTGCGCACGTCAGCCCGCGAGCACCAAGTCCCGCACCTTCGCGCCCAGTTCGAGCGCCTCGCCCGGTTCCCGTACCGCCTGCTGGAGTTCGACGAACGCCCCCTCCGCCCCCCAGGCCCGTACGGAACGCATCGTGGCGGCGATGTCCTCGGCGGACTGGCCGGCGCGGACGTTGACGCGGATCAGCTGGCGCAGCGCGTCCGGGTCGCGGCCCGCGTCCTCGGCCGCCTTGCGGGCGATGCCCCACAGCGCGGAGTGGCCGGCGTCCGGCATGGCGGCGCCCACCCAGCCGGTGGCGCGGCGGCCGACGCGGCTCATGGCGGCGGGGCTGAAGCCTCCCAGGTAGACCGGCGGGCCGCCCGGCCGGGCCGGGCGGAGGTCCACGTACGAGGTGGGGACCTGCCAGGTCCGGCCCGTGTGGGAGAAGGGGTTCTGGGTCCAGATGGCCGCCAGGAAGTCGAGGATCTCGTCGAGCTGTGCGCCGCGTCGGGAGAAGTCGGCGTTGACGGCGGTGTATTCGTCGCGCATCCAGCCGATGCCGAAGCCCGGGTCCAGTCGGCCGTTGCTCAGCAGGTCGAGCGAGGTGAGGCTGCGGGCCAGCAGGAGGGGCGGGTACCAGGGGGCGCTGAGGGTGCTGGTGCCGAGGCGGACCCGGGTGGTGCCGGCGGCCGCGGCCGAGAGGGCGACGAACGGGTCGACGAAGCGCTTGAAGCCCTCGGGGTACGGGTTCTCCGCCGTGTGGCCGGGGTAGAGGTCGCTCGGCTCGACGGGGGTGAGGGAGCGGTCGCCGACCCAGAGGGAGTCGAAGCCGATCTCCTCGGCGTCCCGGGCGTAGGAGGCGATCAGGTCGGCGCGGGCGTGGGTGCCGTACTGAGGCAGGGTTATTCCGATGTCCATGACATCCATCTGTACCACCGGCCCCCGAGGGGCGCGCGAGGCGGCGCGCCGTGCGCCTGACGGGCGGTGCGGGATCAACTCCCGCACCGCCCCTCACACTTGACTTCCCGTCGCGTCACACGGCGACCGGCATCCCGATCACGCGGCGACCGGCGTCGCCACCTTCGCCGGGGTCAGCGCGATCTCCAGCACCTGGCGGACGTCCGTCACCGGGTGGACCTCCAGCTTTTCGAGGATCTCGGCCGGGACGTCGTCCAGGTCCGCCTCGTTCCGCTTGGGGATGACCACCGTGGTGGCGCCCGCCCGGTGCGCGGCGAGCAGCTTCTGCTTCAGGCCGCCGATGGGCAGGACGCGCCCGGTCAGGGACACCTCGCCGGTCATGGCCACGTCCGTGCGGACCAGCCGTCCGGAGAGGAGGGAGGCGAGGGCGGTCGTCAGGGTGATGCCCGCGCTCGGCCCGTCCTTGGGCACCGCGCCCGCCGGGAAGTGGATGTGCACGCCCCGGTCCTTCAAGTCCCGTACGGGCAGCTCCAGTTCGGCCCCGTGCGAGCGGAGGAAGGAGAGGGCGATCTGGGCGGACTCCTTCATGACGTCGCCGAGCTGACCGGTGAGGGTCAGGCCGGAGCCGCCCGTCTCGGCGTCCGCGAGGGACGCCTCGACGAAGAGGACGTCGCCGCCCGCCCCGGTGACGGCGAGCCCGGTGGCCACGCCGGGCACCGCCGTGCGCCGCTCGGCCGGGTCCTGGGCGGACTCGGGCACGTGGTGCGGACGCCCGATGAGGTCGCGGAGGTGGGTGTCGTCGATGGCGAACGGCAGCTCGCGGTCGCCGAGTTCGTGCTGGGCCGCCACCTTGCGGAGCAGCCGGGACACGGCGCGCTCCAGGTTCCGTACGCCCGCCTCCCGGGTGTACTCGCCCGCCAGCTTGCGCAGTGCGGACTCGTCGAGGGTGACCTCGCCCGGCTCCAGGCCCGCGCGGTCGAGCTGGCGCGGCAGGAGGTGGTCGCGGGCGATGACGACCTTCTCGTCCTCGGTGTAGCCGTCGAGGCGGACCAGTTCCATGCGGTCGAGGAGGGCCTCGGGGATGGCTTCCAGAACGTTCGCGGTGGCGAGGAAGACGACGTCGGAGAGGTCGAGTTCGACCTCCAGGTAGTGGTCGCGGAAGGTGTGGTTCTGGGCGGGGTCGAGGACTTCGAGCAGTGCCGCCGCCGGGTCGCCCCGGAAGTCGGAGCCGACCTTGTCGATCTCGTCGAGGAGGACGACGGGGTTCATCGACCCGGCCTCCTTGATGGCGCGCACGATGCGGCCGGGCAGCGCGCCGACGTACGTACGCCGGTGGCCCCGGATCTCCGCCTCGTCGCGGACGCCACCGAGGGCGACCCGTACGAACTTGCGGCCCATGGCGTGGGCGACGCTCTCCCCCAGGGAGGTCTTGCCGACGCCGGGCGGCCCGACGAGGGCGAGCACGGCACCGCCGCGACGGCCGCCCACCACTCCCAGCCCCCGGTCGGCGCGGCGCTTGCGCACCGCCAGGTACTCGGTGATGCGCTCCTTCACGTCGTCGAGGCCCGCGTGCTCGGCGTCGAGGATCTCGCGGGCGCCCTTGATGTCGTACTGGTCCTCGGTGTGCTCGTTCCAGGGGAGCTCCAGGACCGTGTCCAGCCAGGTCCTGATCCAGGACCCCTCCGGGTTCTGGTCGCTGGACCGCTCCAGCTTCTCGACCTCCTTGAGGGCGGCCTCCCGCACCTTCTCGGGCAGGTCGGCGGCCTCGACGCGGGCGCGGTAGTCGTCGGACTCCTCACCCTCG
This is a stretch of genomic DNA from Streptomyces sp. NBC_00237. It encodes these proteins:
- a CDS encoding M4 family metallopeptidase, which encodes MHKTRVRAVRPGITSAGISKGVAATFAAAALLAGVVPAAQAAPAAPAGPTAEVIPGTDTATPALVDGINEPAKATGSAADAAVGHLAEKQGRYRIGNPQGNLKAVSAQNKGGTETVRLQQRYKGLEVLGGEYVVRMENKGGKRNVVGTSGKYFTALSTGTTATVSEKTAVQRAVAAVARELGGKNLTLKDVRKAEGQKSAAATALTGTAGKLVVLPQGKGVLTRQVTVKGNDPVTGEAVLRQVYIDAKAGFPVLQYSSIKTFGAPKQAKGAAPKGAVTPAASAAKALGPGDATGTGVKTDGTKVDLNLYYDTSRKEYTLSDYVRMQGSSKNPITTWDARGVEADDAAGKWPSGIKEFGSPVQEFGKDATDAGAIDAQWAATEVYDYYKSKHNRDSLDGRGMTINSLVGVTNGGQSWVNAFWDGSKMVYGSGDDEYKPLASDVDVVGHEMTHGVVENTANLVYVGQSGALNEAVADYFGNAIDTNSSGTSMDDPNSGLLGEDLCRTLPGKECALRDLNDGRTTSKDFLGVSYDVDNGGVHLNSTIFSGALWDIRQDIDKDLADRIVYKALAEYLTPLDGFTEGRNAVVAAAKDLKVSAKDLKVITRSFNAHGIVAGWEDALGMDSDTLLGKLNTSGTGAGAGGGQYAVSKSNDDGSEPYSVYTGRTDGKGSPKLVSPNDGRFHVYPATDGKNVVWAAFGTTSIDVLVRPVAGGPIKKVWSSSTGLQGLRIDGDLVVWEENDPFGGRHAAYKNLKTNEQAYVDGGRYHLSSALPSVKNGKVAYAKLWPVGGQYKLDVELLDTATKKTSVLPQNAAVEGLGQTGLSKTHVSWLVDEVATDGGQMAVRRANLDGTKLLDLSPETGAKALYAFDLTASEEAVTVNASLPDTQYRNETLPKLWQFDAAGIREGERVSCNRGDQVGASADTGKRVVWIDGTTSNTDLVVRDRAAGRC
- a CDS encoding lysozyme — protein: MLRARSAALAVAAAAAALTLTAGAATAAPTPPPPPGSAHLGMGVIEHDGQGGLPPAAPRAVQTEGVDVSGHQGNVNWSALWTSGVAWAYTKATEGTSYKNPYFAQQYNGSYNVGMIRGAYHFALPGNSSGATQAAYFASNGGGWSRDGRTLPGALDIEWNPYGAQCYGKTQSQMVAWIRDFLATYKARTGRDAVIYTATSWWKTCTGNYGGFGSTNPLWVARYNTTVGELPAGWGTYTMWQYTSTGPIVGDHNRFNGAIDRVRALANG
- a CDS encoding helix-turn-helix domain-containing protein produces the protein MIEGEELHSLGLGEVEGRVYEALLKERASRTTELSALLRLPGSRIDEALTSLEVSGFTVRTSDGTPHPAAPAAAIRTLIHRRQAELHIRSAELEQLMMSADRIAGRLTSHSPTASEGGIEIVTGRRQIGERAESLLASAEQEVVILDRPPYATSDDGRPDRPPALDIEALLDRGITVRAVIDREGLGFPGRMRSLTALAARGLRARVTSGVPTKLIGIDRRITLLPPTESADPRASALVVGDSLLRNALVPLFETVWDRSIPLSSSGTGPPSDPVSGQQRELLGLLAAGLKDEAIARRLGVHVHTARRRITRLLAALNAETRFQAGAQAATRGWLA
- the lon gene encoding endopeptidase La — translated: MASTSTPLTLPVLPLDDEVVLPGMVVPLDLSDTEVRAAVEAAQAAVRTGIPTDRSKPEVLLVPRIDGAYVGTGVLGTVEQVGRLSDGDPGALIRARGRVRIGAGTTGPGAALWVEGSRIEESDPDPLPGAVAELVKEYKALATTWLKKRGAWQVVDRVQQIEGVSALADNSGYSPFLTTAQKVELLETADPVARLRLALAALGEHLAEQDVAETIAKDVQEGVDKQQREFLLRKQLDAVRKELRELNGESEGEESDDYRARVEAADLPEKVREAALKEVEKLERSSDQNPEGSWIRTWLDTVLELPWNEHTEDQYDIKGAREILDAEHAGLDDVKERITEYLAVRKRRADRGLGVVGGRRGGAVLALVGPPGVGKTSLGESVAHAMGRKFVRVALGGVRDEAEIRGHRRTYVGALPGRIVRAIKEAGSMNPVVLLDEIDKVGSDFRGDPAAALLEVLDPAQNHTFRDHYLEVELDLSDVVFLATANVLEAIPEALLDRMELVRLDGYTEDEKVVIARDHLLPRQLDRAGLEPGEVTLDESALRKLAGEYTREAGVRNLERAVSRLLRKVAAQHELGDRELPFAIDDTHLRDLIGRPHHVPESAQDPAERRTAVPGVATGLAVTGAGGDVLFVEASLADAETGGSGLTLTGQLGDVMKESAQIALSFLRSHGAELELPVRDLKDRGVHIHFPAGAVPKDGPSAGITLTTALASLLSGRLVRTDVAMTGEVSLTGRVLPIGGLKQKLLAAHRAGATTVVIPKRNEADLDDVPAEILEKLEVHPVTDVRQVLEIALTPAKVATPVAA
- a CDS encoding helix-turn-helix domain-containing protein — translated: MHTAPRGAPWRTLVPLLATEAAEATKSAVAAEAAGAIGGTMLYQEFGTSSLPPEYRFVCVCAEVGRGAGPGSGPGGCTEVFAGRARLMTLGPVRLTAMALPAPGAGGCAKLLRSRNPAAFELNLVLDGTTKTPRDEVVGEPRAFTLHLPQDLVPLPRERIRELFARGLPPADSGMSRVLAHYVQTVAEEAPSLDARTAARLGATALDLAGGFFAEQLSVRERLPPGARQQVLLAAVTAFIEDNLAAPHLAPETVAARHRVSVRQLHQLFRHQPETVAARIRRRRLERCQQDLAAPHLSALPVYAVGARWGLTNATGFSRAFRAAYGMTPGEYRRLALRIHGPGTAPEGP
- a CDS encoding VOC family protein, with the protein product MSVQLNHTIVFSRDNRESAEFFAHIMGLEVGGAFGPFVQVTLANGVDLDFATLPPSQDVFSQHYAFLVSEDEFDAIFGRIKAKGLEYWADPMRKQPGEINTNDGGRGVYFPDPAGHYLEIITVPYGGFKPDSRTQGSPPQES
- a CDS encoding TIGR03619 family F420-dependent LLM class oxidoreductase — encoded protein: MDIGITLPQYGTHARADLIASYARDAEEIGFDSLWVGDRSLTPVEPSDLYPGHTAENPYPEGFKRFVDPFVALSAAAAGTTRVRLGTSTLSAPWYPPLLLARSLTSLDLLSNGRLDPGFGIGWMRDEYTAVNADFSRRGAQLDEILDFLAAIWTQNPFSHTGRTWQVPTSYVDLRPARPGGPPVYLGGFSPAAMSRVGRRATGWVGAAMPDAGHSALWGIARKAAEDAGRDPDALRQLIRVNVRAGQSAEDIAATMRSVRAWGAEGAFVELQQAVREPGEALELGAKVRDLVLAG